GAAATCTCTGTCTCCATTCTCTGCagattcttttaaaatttaatttttaaataaacaaGTAAAGCTCTAAAAATAAAAGCAGGAAGATTAAATAAAGAGTGCAAAGATTGTGTATAATTAGACCAAAtagaaaaaatacaaagaactTGCGTAAGATTCGAGAGTCGCATCTAACTAAACTTCAGTTCATATAACATGAAAAAGAAAACCACTTTTGTTTTTGGTTAGTGCATAAATTGCCTCTTAAAATATACTAATAaagtttattttgttatatggtTTTTCTCAAAGTATTAACACTCTTAAAAAAACAACAGCCTCCTATCCTACCAATTAAAACCTGCCACTTCTCTCTCCtcacttttaattattattatttttttaaaatttaatttttatggaaAGCTTTAGTGTACCGtcaagatttttaaaattattcgtaacttttctctaatttttaaataaaaaaatatattttaacacattcaatttatatctttttatattaataaaaaagtTGATGCCAACTGAATTAATACTCAATCTACTTATGATGTAAATAAACTTTTAAGTCTTGAACTGTTGTgtaaatttctttatgtactaaTTTGAGAAAATCTGTATACTTCAGGGGCAATTTGTGCATtaagtttgtttgtttgtttgtttttggcATATATAAGGTAACACGTAGTTCTATATTACATTACATCAGGGAAATCAGTGAAAAAAAACAGTGCTGAAATTAATTGAACTCTCTCAAATCTCCTAAAGTGAAAGTGAATCACTTGCAAAAGAAAAATGAAGATACGACCTACTACCATTTAAGCATCCACAGCATCGTCATCGTGAAACGTTTCAGTCATTGCTGCATGATCTTGACCGTCAATGAGGGGTGGGGTTTCTTTtctgtttcttcttcttcttccttttttttccttCTATTTTCTTCTTATCTTGTAAGGTCATGGACATTGAGTCTCCAAGAAAGGAAGGAAATGCCAGTAGCAGAATCTCGATCAGTATCTTCAATGAACCTGAATCCATTGACAGGTGAGAAACATGGAATTTTCAGGCTTTGCGAGTGATGAACCCGTGAATTGTTCTTGTTCTGGTGGTGATGATAGCCAAGATGTTGTAATTGCTCCAACATTGAACCTGTTGCACCTGATGACTTGATTGCATTTGTTgctcttctttcttcttttctgAATCGAATTCCACAGGCATTGCAAAGTGACTGCAACTAAacaataatttcaaaaaaaaaaaaaaaacaaaataaaagaaaaaagaaccaACTATACTTGTTTACAAAGATAGAATTGTTAATTTGTGATGTCTATTACCTTTGGGCCTCTTGGACCATTCCTCCAAAGCGGTGTAGAAGTGGTGTCACAGTTAGCACATCGGCGAGCTAAGAGAGGATCATTGCCTTTCCCCGAGCTGTTACTACTGCTATTTCCATTGCTTCCACGGCTATCTTTTGCGCTTTGCAGTGGATATGGCATGTTCTTGTTCTGTAACAAGTCCAAGCAAAAGTTAGACACGCAAGAATTACCCGAGCTGCGGCCATGGCGCAAACGCTTGTCACTGTCGTTTACACAAAGGCGTGTGGATGGAGTTCCCAACGAGAGAGTGCAGTCAACAGAAGATGATGAAGAGGACGTGAAACGGTACATGTCTGTTTCATCAAATGATTTGTGGTTTGGCATGGAAAATAGCATAGAGAATGAGTTGTTTTCGCCATGAAACAGACCACATGAACAAGGGCCCAATACCATGTCTCCCTGAGAACTACTGCACTTGCGCATCATTTCTCAAAAAAATTTTGATCTCTATGATTTTACGTCACTCTTTAATCACCTCAGTTTTAGCACTATGGGATATCAAAAAGATCGAATGGGGTTGGTTCAAAATGTTGATTATATCAACCAACAATTGCCAAAAGAGAGAAAACAGGAAAAACGAAAGGGGATTTAAGATTGAAGAGAAGACAGGCATGAATGCAATTGAAAAAGAGATGGGATGGTGAGTTTATAGGTAAAGGATAAAGGCAAGGGTGTACGATCGAGTTAGCCAAACAGTAAAACTGAGAGGGAAGTGCAATAATATAGTGTTTTGAGTAATAATTAAACTGAGAGAGGTGAATGGTACGGGAGTGGAGGGGACTGAGAAGAGTTGTTGTCTGGTAGCTTTATAAGCTAATAAAATGGCAAAATACCAGTCAGCATCTGCAGTCCACATTGTCGTCAGATGCAAATGGAGATCTGTACATGCGTTGCCAAGAAATATATTAGGAGAATTATTCCAAAACGGAAAgatcttaaaaaaattaattggtAAGAAAAAAATGAATCGATAGATGATGTCGTCTTGGTGACGGATCAAGCATAAGTTTTAGAAGCATTGGTGTTTATGCTCCCTAAAGTGTCCCGATGCTTAAGTTAGGAAAAGGTCCAATGAGAGTAGGAAAGCAAGCTGGCTTAAAGAGCAAGAAATTGTAAGTGTATACGATCAAGATGAGGGTCGTATTTGGGTAGCTATACCAAGCAGTCGAGCTGCCTAGATGGTTGGCCAAAGCACGCATCATCAGTTGCTTGTCTGACCGTACCGGTGCCCTAGCCTACCCAATTTGCTTAGTGGTCAGTTTCTTGGCCTTAGGGTCCTTCTTGGCAAGATCGTCAGGTCTTTATAGCTATTTGTTGTTTCAGGTGTTCCGTCTCCCTAGTTGACAGTCAGACGAGTTGGATGTTTAAGGCCTTGTGGGTTTCGACTTTCTTTCGGCTTGAGCCAGCTAATGTTTGGTAGTGACTAGTTAATAAGGAGAACAATCGTTCCCCTTTGATTCGGAGGCTAGTTATAAAGTAGCCAAACGAGGACCTAGAATTATGGGTTAGAAGCGTTGGAGATGAGATAATCTAAAAAGTAAAATATATTGGCCATTTTAGCTTCGACCTCTAGAGGGGTGTCCTTATGGCTTTGCGTGGTATCATCAGTTAGATTGACAAAATGGGTAGTTTTAGGGTAGTTTTCGAGCCTTAAAGTGATACGCGGAGCAAGTTTTGGGTTGTTGTGGAACCTTTAGATGCTGCATAGATTAGGTTTCGAAGCTACTTTGGAGCCTTAATGTGCTACATGAAGTAGTTTTTGagggtttattattattattttttatctttAATGTGCTATAAGGAACATGTGGGGCTTTGGATATTTAATGAGTTGCACAGAGCAAGTTTTGAACCTATTTTAGAGCCTAATGTGCTGCACCGAGTAGGTTGTGGGGTTGCTTTAGAGCCTTAGTGTGCTACATGAAACAAGTTTTGAGGCTACTTTGGAGCCTTAATGTGTTGCGTGGAGCAGGGTTTAGGCTGCTGTGAAGCTTTAATTGCTACACCGGGTAAGTTTTGAGTGTGCTGGTTATAAATGGTTTTTGTTTTTAGGGAAGTGGAAACTAATGAGTGcgcatcatgattatattttagGTCTCGCATTTCACTTGTTTCTTAGGTGAATTTACCTGATTGCATAGCATTTTAGTTAGTTTTGCATTTTCATCCCATGAATTTCATttctatttttcatgtttttattgCTATTTTACTACTTTTAGTTAGTTTTTATTTGTAATGACTGGTTTAATGGAGTTTAGAAAGAGTATCTGTAGATGCGAAAAAGCAATAAGATTGAGCGAAAGAAGTTGAAAATGTGCAGCAGAGGAAGACCACGAGATTTGCAACGTTGCAGCGCCCCAAGCTTTTGTGATTTCGGTCATGCTTCATTTTCTTGAAACATGTTTTGGTCTTTTCGCATCTAGACAAGTTCCTAAGAACACATTTATATACATAGTTTTATCAGAATAAAAAGGGAGGGAGCATTAGGATAGTAGACATAATCATTTTTACTTATCTTTTCATTGTTCTTATTTTATGACTGATTCATTGTGGGACTTCAATCAACTCTAAAATTTGGTATTGAAGAAACTTCTGCTTCATTGGAACAAGATTTCTAatctctctttatttttatttttactctaTCTACTGTTTTAATTATGTATTTATTAATGTTTGAAGTTTATTTGAATTTCCAtacaaaaaaaactttaaaatgatTAGGGAATTGTAAGTTAATGGATGATGGTAATTAAAATAGACTAATGATTGGTTTAAATGTTGATGGATTAGCTATTCAATTTATAACTagtaaataattttatatgaaaaatattAGAAGAGATTGTGACCAGACGTTGATCGGACTCTAATAATTTGATTGAAAAATTACCAACCCAGCTAAAATATTTACCATCTAATAGGTCTACCTATGAGATATACACAAACTTAGATATTTTCTAAAGACCTATAAGCTATATATCAACTCAATTACCTATACCTTAATATCCATTCGCATTAAAACTTATAAATTTCACTATTAGTTGAAATAGAATAGTAAGTATATTATGTCACgttctttattttaattaaattatatttgtttAGTCATTATGATTGTTGCTTTGACAGAGCATTACTTCAATCTGGATTTACCTAGATTTATTTTTTGTAACCTATATTTTGCTGattaataaaaatatcattttagcGAGAAACTTGTTTCTTTTATCATGTCATACTTAGAAatagattttaatatttaatagtaTAAATTAATTATTAGTGTCTAAACAATTTCATTATTCTCTTTTAGAGTTGATATTCAAAATAATTCTCTCAATCAAGCTCTTTTATTGTAATTTTATTACTTAACAATGATCTCATCATATACTTGCGAGTTGTTGCAAAACTCATTTGTTACTTAACTCTGCAACTATTTTGCTCATTTCAATTTATATTTGACTGGTATTTTTACGGGATTCTGAGAGATTATATGTGCAGCAAATTAATATGAGATATTAttgatgataataaaattattatatggaTAAATCTAATTTACTTGTTAGGATCATCGTGTGATATGCAATCAAGCTAAAGTATTGTTAATGGGGGATTGACTTTTGCAAAAGAAGTTTTCAAAGTGTCATTCTTAAGGACGTTGAGCTAGTCCCTCAACAACGGAAGGTATTGTCTCCCGAGAGGGTTTTGCCCCTCCCCTTCACAAAGTGTTGTGTATGGTTCACAGAGGGGGAGCCTCAACTGTACGTGGATGTACAAGTTGTACTGATCGGCTGTTTAACGTCACAACAATACTGTGTAAGCGTATACTGTTGATGCAAGTATAGTAAACATATATGAGTCTGTTGGATATTGATCCCACGAGGATGATTGTCTTTTGTCTATCAATATCAGTGCAATAAATAGATagaaacgagataaattgtgaAAGTAGTTGTCGAAGCAATAACttgaaaatagtaaaataaaatatgataatgataaactgggatccctAACATGAATATTCAAtagaatactaagtgctcacaacgtataaaaggataggtgattgttggtgcattaaattgcaatgaatatcttaccaagcttaacttctatatttaatctaagacttaaacatgcaaattaaccacaCCTTCCGATGATGAGAATGAAACACTGTTAAAAACAAGTGGATTAGATTCTTCTAATCTTCAAGCAACTTCTGttgtcatgcttgttagcttgaaTTGTCTCTACACTTTCCAGTGTTagtgactgcaataacacttACATGCTAAAAACATTCAGACCCAAAGATTAAACAGTATAGAAGCAggattgaataaaataacatttaacccagAAATCATGTGTACTTTCgtacaaacatgaaatagaaatTAATCACCATCAtttagaaaagaaatataaaagaaacaagtggagaatactattcctagacaaTCTTGACTTGAATACTATTCCTACACAATCTTGACTTGAATCTCTCCATTCCCTCTTGTGTCGCACTTAAGGGTCCTCGTCAGGAGCTAATTTGCATTCCTTTCACATCAATTCACCCGTAGGAGACTTAAGCCGCCATAGCCGAAAAGCTTCAGATAGGTTGAAGAAGATAATACCCCCCAAAAAGCCtccatttttttccttttcacgTGAATATTTATATTCTTCCAAATAGCACAGGTGTCCTTTCATCATAATCATGTTGCCTCTGTACGTACAAGTTGGTTATACCAGACTGGACAGCTCATATATTTTTGTTCTTATCCGGATAGCTGTCAGGTGCGATGACAATTCTAGGCACAATCTGGAAATACTTATGCAATGACATCGGTACCAAAACATgaaaaaattaaggataaatagactaagatccactgagttataaaatgcaatttactgaactaaaaatgctaaaatatgtgctaaagataactaaatggggacaaattaaccaataagtagggagaaaacatatgttctttctaaTACTACCAGGTACCAAATACCCCAACAGGTGACTTATATTCCATAGTTCAGGGGTTTGAATCCCACCAAGGGTGAGACGCACATATCATCTTTTAGTGGGTGGTCGTACGTACACATACAATCGAGATCTTTTGTGAACCGTACACAACTCTCCGTAGAGGGGGTAAAACCTTTCCATTAGGGACAATAGCTTCCATTGTTGAAAGATCGAGTCGATGTTCTCGAGGATGACACTTCAAAGTCTTTTCTCAGAGGAATTGATCCCCTCTCAACAAGTATGTatagttttaatattttcatattacCCAAGCTATAAAAGATAATTGATTTATTGACATTCATGTTATCAAAATGGTCGTCTTAAGCTAGAAGCACTGATAAATGctaaaaataacatgttttaacctcattcttaatgcgtttttgggTGATTACCTGATGTTAATTGTGCATTTTGTGCTCTTAATATTTTAAActcatgttttaatgcttaataGAGCACTTAGGAGTAAAATGAGCCAAAAAACCAATAAAAATCGGAGCGTCGAAGCAAGTTGCAAGAGCTACACGAGCTGAATCATTCCACATGACCAGACCATACCGGCATGTGATAGGTCATGTTGATTTCACAGAATTGCATACCGAATTACGACAAAAtcacaatttttaggtttttcgggTATTCTAAGatgtatatatgacaaaaataagaagatgaGAGTGAGCCAtcatagaatattcaagaaaacaactcaaaaaacACTATTGAAGTCGACTTTGAAACAAATTTCCGCCAAGATTGAAAATTTCCATTTGATTTCTTAGGAGGttattatgattttctttatttcttcCGATTATACTATATCttgaatgtttttattttcaagtatgaattaattttctaaatacctaggggaaATGAACCCGGTGATggattctatcatttaatttttattttacgcaataaattCTTAGTTTCTTATTCTCAATTATATATGCTTAATTCTTGATTTATCTAAATTATTGATTCATGTTCAATCTGCTTAAATTGGTGgttgaatagaccctgtttaagagtagatcttgcgTAATTGAGggaagttgcatgcaatcctaaaataggacaacataaatctaccagattagagtaaaatataataagagaatccatagcCCAACTTAAGGCgataataagggttttaattagaaagaaatttcaattaatcaacctagagtcagttgctcttatgctcgaaagagatatttacataatttaaggatttctacggatcaagatactaagtaaaaaaattgtgtaatttagattgatagtgacTGATGTAATTTAGGTGAATTCTTTTCTAGGTATTGTTTTGCTTCTTAGTTGTTAATCGattattttgtgttatttatttatttatcatgttcattagttaattaaattagttaaatttagatttaatcaatcactcgaattgttcgattaaataatagaaatacaagaattactaatatttttagtcttcgtgggaacgatacctttgctcaccatagctatactattaattgataggtgtacttgccttaattaaatttttagataGTTTCGCGATGCACTAAGTTTTTGGTGCTGTTGttggggactaaaatattagaaaAACTTGATTTCTattaatttacccttttttatttttattttaatatttttatttttaatttaatttttacattctaattttttcttttatttgattcTTATAGGTTCTTTTCGTTTATGACTAGAAACAACCTGTTGGAGCCATTAGTTTTTAATAGTGAGATCGAAAAAAACTGCTCATAGAAATCACAAAGACGTTAGAGAAGCAAGGCAAGGTCAACAGATTTTCATAGACGATCAAGAGTAAAAGGACATTACTGTGGAGATGGATAATAATCTTGGTAATCAACAACTTCCTATACGTCCTACTCCTTggactatgtatgactatgctaaaccaaCTCTGATTGGGGCTAAATTGAGTATTGTCAGACCGATCAAAAAATTTTGAGATTATGGTGCAACAATATTTTCAGTTTGATAGGTTGCAAGATAAAGATCCAAATACTAATTTAGCTAACTTTCTAGAGATTTGTGACACATTTAAGATCAATGACGTTATTGATGATGTCATACGCTTATAGTTGTTCCCATTCTCTTTTAGGAACAAGGCAAAATAGTGGTTGAATCCATTTCCACAGGGTTCCATCACCATTTGGGctcaaatgactgaaaaatttatGTTAAAGTATTTTTCACTGGCCAAAatagctaagttgaggaatgacatcTTTTCTTTTGCTCAATTTGAGTTTGAGACATtatacgatgcatgagagagttTTAAAGATCTTTTGAgaaagtgtcctcatcatggatTACTTTGTGATTTCAAGTCCAAACATTTTACAATGGTTTGAATCACTCGATTAGATAGATAATTGATGTAGCAGCTGGTGGAACattgaataataaaacacctgaggcAGCCCAAGAATTTATTGAAAAGATgacactaaataactatcagtggcaagttatgagaacaaagtcTACTAAGGCAACCGACATTTTTAATATAGATGCAGTTGTTATGTTGGTAAGTTAAGTAGAAACACTGAGTAATGTTTGAGTTGTAGTAAACAGGTGAATCCAATAATGCAATGCGATACGACTGGAGTGGGAATGATCAATCCAAAATGTTTGCCCTTCAAGTCTAACATGGAGCATGAGCAAGTCAACTTTATAGGTGATAATTCTAGACCTTAAAATAACCCCTACAATAAAAGTTATAATCTGGGATGGCGGAATCATCTgaatttctcttggggtggtcacgAAAACCAAAGGTCACAACCCCTTCCTGGTTTTTTAGCAACCTTACCAACAAAAAAAGAAGTCAAATCTAGAAGAGATGTTGACTAAATTTATTTCAGTGTCAAAAACTAGATTCCAGAACACTAAAACAGCTTTGAGGAATCAACATACATTTATTCAGGGCCTCAAGAATCAAATTAGTCAGCTTGCTGAATTAGTTTTAGAGAGACAACAAGGcagtttgtaacagcccgatttttggcctagtcggaacagtggcttCGAGACTACTAATCCAAGGTtggagaaagtattttattattattttaaagttataacatgtttatagtagtgcatgaaaaatttggtgaagtaattttagcgtttgtgagcttaattgcgaaaaaggactaaatcgcataaatttaaaaagtcttaatttgatagataagggtgttaaattgccatgaaacttaaattgggggtctttaaagggaaaatatacACTTATactatagcttggccggccatgagacaaagaaaatttaatggtcaaatgttaggtatttgatgacataatatgtgataaaataataccctaaaaaGCCTAGCCATCATCCTTTTCCTCCATCCTTTCTTCTTAACCGAAAATATCAaccattagaggggtttttgaagctttaaatttcatccatttattctctctacaagtaagtgattttgatgatttttcttgatgatttttgcacttttagaacccttgtagcatgagctttcaaatgaggggactatgttgtaaaatatttgaatgtctagggttttaccatgagagtgttcatgttgttttctgaaattttatgaaagaaaatgaatcatgattGTGAAATAAACAgcttttgtgaagagatttctcatgaaaaccctaaaaaggactattttgcataagttgtaaaataggtgataaatgtgtgaaataatgagaattgtgggttgCTTTTAGTATAAAACGTGATCGTATAGGCTTGGTTAGtcagaaaatgtgataaaaattgaatttcggacctaggggtaaaatggtcattttataaaagtttagaggcaaaatggtcattttgcccaattttaattttttgagtatttagattaataaaatgattaaattcatgaatttttatcattatagatcaagaattacaaaattcaggcctagatcgaggaaaagcgaagcaagtggactaagtcgAGCctgtcgtctacattttgtaatccgaggtaagttgtatgtaaagaATACAACTatgttgttattatatgtgtttgaattgatatggcataaattgcttgtttgtggaaataattATGCAAGATGAAcattgagataatagaactcccgtttgaaccttagagaATAAATTGGATATTAATGCCATAACATTCGGGTtaattgtgtgctagtgtaagacatgtctgggacatgcatcggccaaattacgagagccagtgtaaggccatgtctgggacatgacatcagcattgagatgagagctagtgtaagacatgtctgggacatgcatcggcctcgagatgtaagccagtgtaagacatgtctgggacatgcatcggctacgagatgtgtcagtgtaagaccatgtctgtgacATTGCATCAGCACGGATAtctgagagctagtgtaagaccatgtctgggacatggcgtcggccttgatttcgatagtcagtgtaagaccatgtctgggacatgggatCGACTTGATAGCTGAGCCAgcgtaagaccgtgtctgggacatggcatcgacattataccctatgtttgaggtttAATGAATATTCGATAGCATTTTAAATGGTTCGACTATAAGAAATTCAGTTTAAGTTTagcgagaaaagtataac
This window of the Gossypium arboreum isolate Shixiya-1 chromosome 12, ASM2569848v2, whole genome shotgun sequence genome carries:
- the LOC108477912 gene encoding GATA transcription factor 18-like, with the translated sequence MMRKCSSSQGDMVLGPCSCGLFHGENNSFSMLFSMPNHKSFDETDMYRFTSSSSSSVDCTLSLGTPSTRLCVNDSDKRLRHGRSSGNSCVSNFCLDLLQNKNMPYPLQSAKDSRGSNGNSSSNSSGKGNDPLLARRCANCDTTSTPLWRNGPRGPKSLCNACGIRFRKEERRATNAIKSSGATGSMLEQLQHLGYHHHQNKNNSRVHHSQSLKIPCFSPVNGFRFIEDTDRDSATGISFLSWRLNVHDLTR